The genomic DNA TAAGAAACAATGAAACTAATAAAGGTTTTTGGATAAATACTGATTATAATTATTTAGAAACTAATACAAATAACTTAAAAGCTAATAGAGTTTATATAGGAGTAGATAATAAATTAGACTTTAATAATTTTAATTTAGTATATGGTATAAAAGCATCTAAGTCTAAACTAAAGTCAAATAAAACACTAAGCACTAATATTGATGTAAATAGCATTGGTATTTATGCTGGAATGAATTTTAATCAAGGAACATTTATTGATTATGATTTAAATTTCTTAGCATTAAAAAGTAATTATAAAAGTGATATAGCCTTAATTGATACTACAAGATATGATAATATATGGCAAGCAAAGATTAAATTAGGACAAAGGATTGGAAGTAATTATTACTTAGAGCCTAAT from Campylobacter sp. MG1 includes the following:
- a CDS encoding autotransporter outer membrane beta-barrel domain-containing protein — protein: RNNETNKGFWINTDYNYLETNTNNLKANRVYIGVDNKLDFNNFNLVYGIKASKSKLKSNKTLSTNIDVNSIGIYAGMNFNQGTFIDYDLNFLALKSNYKSDIALIDTTRYDNIWQAKIKLGQRIGSNYYLEPNIKLIATYYPSININNQALDISTKKDIQYTTKVGIKAGANINDKLSLKTEASYIKDLNNSPINSVSDGIDYNFERIKDSGLEIKFRIDYKPSPNTSIGLDLTKSITKHFNNNYNVNLGFAYNF